From a single Rosa rugosa chromosome 7, drRosRugo1.1, whole genome shotgun sequence genomic region:
- the LOC133723984 gene encoding disease resistance protein RPV1-like has protein sequence MASSSVSSSVIPPKEKYDVFLSFRGADTRQTFTSHLFAALIRWKVKTFIDYGLERGDEIGPALLKAIKESRISVIIFSKDYASSAWCLEELACILECMEKHGQYVIPIFYEIEPSQVRYQTGSYETAFAQHEQWLKDHKTDKVAKWKEALVKAAGLSGSTSKKFRDDSALVEQVVKDVLAKLNRESSSDLTGLIGAEDRIKKILLELDIIPEDVRVRSVVIWGMGGIGKTRLADAVYHGLSSQFDARCFLANVRERSGTKGAFSPELYLLRDELLRQLLGDKSLTIHTRTIGAVDKERLRRTKVLVVLDDANHSSQLTFLVGEVPFGPGSRIIITTRDMQPVRKTLLVKEVAGHDVKIYKAEELNDVESLQLFHSNARTHCTENPELLAQVADHAAGVPLALKILSSLFLHCESKEEQELLWEKLKKFPDDDLQNVYRASFDGLKGNEKEIFLDIACFHKKEKLCDAKRMLAACGLFPDIGIKILTDMSLISIKDNCIWMHNVIQEMGWEIVREECTEEPGKRSRLHNGEDVCHVLKRNMGTAKVQSISSKNCVNTLMLDPQAFTGMHNLRFLMLRFIRLDDKANLEHLPDALQYLFWHSYPLKSFPSKFSPNNLVELHMPWSKLKRLWNKGQNPKNLKRIDLSHSMDLADVGELSNSVKIESINLGGCKSLVQVPDLSKCVYIKSINLLGCASLVRVPDLSKSVNIESINLQYCDGLVQVPSYFQNFTRLTHLNLGNCWKNRVLQKIPSNMEFLHLGHTAIEELPPSIWSLEKLLILNLRDCSAIKNFPSSPWKMKSLTHLLLSGTNIETVPSSSFMCMTGIISLELRDCQHLVSLPTDICKLKSLERLDLFRCRRFTKFPEIAEPMEHLQYLNLSGTKIEELPSSVGNLVGLKTLDLSDCTSLELLPNNFYNLNLLEWFSLRNCVQLKKLPLSFILCSLINLNLSGCKLLEEIPDCITSFPALQVLDLSHTMIETIPPSIKQVSRLKHLFLNGCEWLQSLPVLPCLLKKLVADECTRLKTVSVSVTAQTEGLDQIVSGKKRSERHTYYGCDNLDKNARSNIMDDAHFRIMRMATACNLKRLSSGKVELMGPGNEIPKWFSCQTEGSSMNIKLPLHWSDDSNFLGIALCSVSAIHAYSLSLGCQCEMILKTNGGETHSVNLGTTGDFRNFQNTDPMAEPDQLLVWYDTVPVISDEAKWSVEASFHFYTVLDGKRSNNVKRCGVCFLYAQSQDDDAPKFEVIRTVPSLSFMCMTGTISLDLSYCDRLVSLPADICKLKYLERLNLSGCRRFTKFPDIVEPMEHLQYLNLSGTNIKKLPSTIGNLVGLKTLILTFCKSLELLPDSFYNLNLLEWFSLEGCVKLEKLPLSFNNLNLLEWFSLESCVELEKMPLSFSLCSLINLSFRGCILLEEIPDCFNSFPALQVLDLSETMIETIPPSIKQVFGLKSLLLDQCKRLQSLPVLPCLLEEFYARDCWRLKTVPVSVTAQAQGLDQVLSGYRYETHSFVGCVNLDNNSRSNIMDDAHIRIMRIATACNLKRLSYGDVEVMCPGNEIPKWFSCQTEGSSMNIKLPLHWSDDSKFLGIALCSVSAIHEDLHHPEYQCEMILKTNNGETHSVNLGSEECFGTMLLWGQEDDVSVWYNKVPAISDEAKMVYGSLF, from the exons ATGGCTTcctcttctgtttcttcttctgtcATTCCCCCAAAAGAAAAGTATGATGTTTTTCTCAGTTTCAGAGGCGCGGATACTCGCCAGACTTTTACCAGCCATCTTTTTGCTGCTTTGATACGGTGGAAAGTGAAAACCTTCATTGATTACGGACTGGAGAGAGGAGATGAAATTGGACCCGCCCTTCTAAAAGCAATAAAAGAATCAAGGATTTCCGTGATCATTTTCTCGAAAGACTATGCTTCTTCCGCATGGTGCTTGGAAGAACTTGCTTGTATACTGGAATGCATGGAAAAACATGGACAATATGTTATACCTATTTTTTACGAGATAGAACCATCACAAGTGCGCTACCAGACCGGAAGTTATGAGACTGCATTTGCTCAACATGAACAATGGTTGAAGGACCACAAGACGGACAAGGTGGCCAAGTGGAAGGAAGCTTTAGTAAAAGCAGCTGGCCTATCTGGGTCAACTTCAAAAAAATTTCG GGATGATTCCGCTTTAGTTGAGCAAGTCGTCAAAGATGTGTTGGCTAAATTGAATCGTGAATCATCAAGCGATTTAACTGGTTTGATTGGAGCTGAAGACCGCATTAAGAAAATTTTACTGGAATTAGACATCATCCCAGAAGATGTTCGTGTTCGCTCTGTAGTTATTTGGGGTATGGGTGGTATCGGCAAGACCAGGCTTGCTGATGCTGTATATCATGGACTTTCTTCTCAATTCGACGCTCGCTGTTTTCTTGCAAATGTTAGGGAACGATCAGGTACCAAAGGAGCTTTCTCTCCTGAGCTGTATCTTTTGCGAGATGAACTTCTTAGACAATTACTAGGAGACAAGAGTTTAACTATCCATACTCGAACTATAGGTGCCGTTGACAAAGAGAGGCTCCGCCGTACAAAAGTCCTTGTTGTTCTTGACGACGCGAACCATTCAAGCCAATTAACATTTTTAGTTGGAGAAGTTCCATTTGGCCCAGGAAGTAGAATAATTATAACAACTCGAGATATGCAACCAGTTAGGAAGACTCTACTAGTGAAGGAAGTAGCTGGCCATGATGTTAAGATATACAAGGCGGAGGAATTAAATGATGTTGAGTCTCTTCAACTCTTCCATTCAAATGCTCGCACACATTGTACAGAAAATCCCGAACTTTTAGCGCAGGTGGCAGATCATGCTGCAGGAGTTCCATTAGCCcttaaaattttgagttcattATTCCTTCACTGCGAGAGCAAAGAAGAACAGGAACTGTTGTGGGAGAAATTGAAAAAGTTTCCTGATGATGACCTTCAAAATGTGTACAGAGCAAGTTTTGATGGATTAAAAGGAAATGAGAAGGAGATATTCCTTGATATAGCATGTTTTCACAAAAAGGAGAAGCTCTGTGATGCAAAAAGAATGTTAGCTGCCTGTGGTTTATTTCCGGATATTGGAATTAAAATTCTCACTGATAtgtctctcatatcaatcaaagACAACTGCATATGGATGCACAATGTGATCCAAGAAATGGGTTGGGAGATAGTCCGGGAAGAATGTACTGAAGAGCCAGGAAAACGCAGTAGGTTGCACAATGGTGAGGACGTCTGTCATGTATTGAAAAGGAATATG gGAACTGCCAAAGTACAAAGCATTTCCAGCAAGAATTGTGTTAACACACTAATGTTGGATCCTCAAGCTTTCACAGGGATGCATAACTTAAGATTCCTTATGCTAAGATTTATACGTCTTGATGACAAGGCAAATCTAGAGCATCTGCCTGATGCCCTTCAATATCTCTTTTGGCATAGTTACCCCTTGAAATCTTTTCCATCAAAGTTTTCTCCAAACAATCTTGTTGAGCTTCATATGCCCTGGAGCAAACTCAAGAGACTTTGGAATAAAGGCCAG AATCCTAAGAACTTGAAAAGGATCGATCTTAGTCACTCCATGGACCTGGCCGATGTTGGAGAGCTGTCAAATAGTGTAAAAATTGAGAGTATAAATCTTGGAGGCTGTAAAAGTTTGGTTCAAGTTCCGGATTTGTCAAAGTGTGTATACATTAAGAGTATAAATCTCCTAGGCTGCGCAAGTTTGGTTCGAGTTCCAGACCTGTCAAAGAGTGTAAACATTGAGAGTATAAATCTTCAATACTGTGATGGTTTGGTTCAAGTTCCTTCATACTTTCAAAACTTCACAAGGCTTACTCATTTGAATTTGGGAAATTGTTGGAAGAATAGAGTTCTACAGAAGATACCAAGCAATATGGAATTCTTACATTTGGGTCATACTGCTATAGAAGAATTGCCTCCATCAATTTGGTCTCTTGAAAAACTTCTTATATTGAATCTTCGTGACTGTTCCGCCATTAAGAATTTTCCAAGCAGTCCATGGAAGATGAAATCCCTCACTCATCTTTTGTTGAGCGGGACAAACATAGAAACAGTGCCCTCATCGTCATTCATGTGTATGACGGGGATCATTTCACTTGAGCTGAGAGATTGTCAACACCTCGTCAGTCTCCCAACCGACATTTGTAAGTTGAAATCTCTTGAGAGACTTGATCTCTTTCGTTGCCGTCGTTTCAcaaaatttccggaaattgcgGAGCCTATGGAACATCTGCAGTATCTTAATTTAAGTGGGACGAAAATTGAAGAGCTGCCGTCATCGGTTGGGAATCTTGTTGGGCTTAAGACATTAGATTTATCTGACTGCACAAGCCTTGAATTACTCCCAAACAACTTCTACAATTTAAACCTTCTCGAGTGGTTCTCACTTCGCAACTGTGTTCAGCTAAAAAAATTGCCTCTCTCGTTCATTTTGTGCTCTTTGATAAATCTAAACCTCAGTGGCTGCAAATTGTTAGAAGAAATTCCTGATTGCATTACTAGCTTTCCCGCATTGCAAGTGTTAGATCTAAGTCACACCATGATTGAGACCATACCTCCCAGCATCAAACAAGTTTCAAGGCTCAAGCATCTGTTCCTAAATGGTTGCGAGTGGCTTCAATCTTTGCCAGTGCTCCCATGTCTTCTGAAAAAGTTGGTTGCAGATGAGTGTACGAGACTTAAGACAGTATCAGTTTCAGTGACTGCACAGACGGAaggtttggatcaaattgtttctGGGAAAAAGAGGTCCGAGAGACATACATATTATGGTTGCGATAATTTGGATAAAAATGCAAGGAGCAACATAATGGATGATGCACACTTCAGAATTATGCGAATGGCAACTGCTTGTAATCTt AAACGTTTATCATCTGGTAAAGTAGAGTTAATGGGTCCGGGAAATGAAATTCCAAAATGGTTTAGCTGTCAAACGGAGGGATCTTCAATGAATATTAAGCTTCCTCTGCATTGGTCTGATGATTCAAACTTCTTGGGTATTGCTCTCTGCTCTGTTTCTGCAATCCAtgcatattctctctctctcgggtgTCAATGTGAGATGATTCTCAAAACCAACGGCGGTGAAACCCATAGTGTCAATTTGGGAACTACAGGGGACTTCCGGAACTTCCAGAATACGGACCCGATGGCTGAACCAGATCAACTTTTGGTGTGGTATGATACAGTCCCTGTAATTTCAGATGAAGCAAAATGGTCTGTGGAAGCCTCTTTTCACTTCTATACAGTACTCGATGGTAAACGGTCAAATAACGTGAAAAGGTGTGGGGTCTGCTTTCTGTATGCCCAAAGCCAAGATGATGATGCTCCGAAATTTGAAGTCATTCGAACAGTTCCCTCGTTATCATTCATGTGTATGACTGGGACCATTTCACTTGACCTGAGTTATTGTGATCGCCTTGTCAGTCTCCCAGCCGACATTTGTAAGTTGAAATATCTTGAGAGACTTAATCTCTCTGGTTGCCGTAGATTCACAAAATTTCCGGATATTGTGGAGCCTATGGAACATCTGCAGTATCTTAATTTGAGCGGGACGAacattaaaaagctaccctcaACGATTGGGAATCTTGTTGGGCTTAAGACGTTAATTTTAACTTTCTGCAAAAGCCTTGAATTACTCCCAGATAGCTTCTACAATTTAAACCTTCTCGAGTGGTTCTCACTTGAGGGCTGTGTCAAGCTGGAAAAATTGCCACTCTCGTTCAACAATTTAAACCTTCTCGAGTGGTTCTCACTTGAGAGCTGTGTCGAGCTAGAAAAAATGCCACTCTCGTTCAGTTTGTGCTCTTTGATAAATCTGAGCTTCAGAGGCTGCATATTGTTAGAAGAAATTCCCGATTGCTTCAATAGCTTTCCCGCATTGCAAGTCTTGGATCTCAGTGAAACCATGATTGAGACCATACCTCCCAGCATCAAACAAGTTTTTGGGCTCAAGTCTCTGCTACTAGATCAGTGCAAGCGGCTTCAATCTTTGCCAGTGCTCCCATGTCTGCTAGAAGAGTTCTATGCAAGAGATTGCTGGAGACTTAAGACAGTGCCAGTTTCAGTGACTGCACAGGCACAAGGTTTAGATCAAGTACTGTCTGGGTATAGGTACGAGACCCATTCATTTGTTGGTTGCGTTAATTTGGATAACAATTCAAGGAGTAACATAATGGATGATGCACACATCAGAATTATGCGAATAGCAACTGCGTGTAATCTT AAACGTTTATCATATGGTGATGTAGAGGTAATGTGTCCGGGAAATGAAATTCCAAAATGGTTTAGCTGTCAAACAGAGGGATCTTCAATGAATATTAAGCTTCCTCTGCATTGGTCTGATGATTCAAAATTCTTGGGTATTGCTCTCTGCTCTGTTTCTGCAATCCATGAAGATCTCCATCATCCCGAGTATCAATGTGAGATGATTCTCAAAACCAACAATGGTGAAACCCATAGTGTCAATTTGGGAAGTGAAGAGTGCTTCGGGACTATGCTCCTGTGGGGTCAAGAAGATGACGTGTCCGTGTGGTATAATAAAGTCCCTGCAATTTCAGATGAAGCAAAAATGGTCTACGGAAGCCTCTTTTGA